AGTAGATATGAAGATCCTGTATATGAATTGAGAGGGCCCTTGAACACAGAGGGAGTCTACACTGCCAACCTCTGCTGTCACCCAGTCAGCCCCAGACAGGGTTGGCAACAAGAACCCAGTGGGTTCCTAGAGCAATGCCCTCAAGAACACCAGCAGAAGTGGCTCTCTAAAAGCCAAGGTGGTACCTCCCTGCTGCAAGTACTCACAGGAACTCATTCTCTCTTCTTCAGGCCCCACATCTCCTGTCCTTCTGCTCACATTCCTGCCTGTTTTGCCTGACCACAGCCATCATGCCTCGGGGTCAGAAGAGTAAGCTCCGAGCTCGTGAGAAACGCCGCAAGGCGCGAGAGGAGACACAGGGTCTCAAGGTTGCTCACGCCactgcagcagagaaagaggagtgcccctcctcctctcctgttTTAGGGGATACTCCCACAAGCTCCCCTGCTGCTGGCATTCCCCAGAAGCCTCAGGGAGCTCCACCCACCACCACTGCTGCTGCAGCTGTGTCATGTACCGAATCTGACGAAGGTGCCAAATGCCAAGGTGAGGAAAATGCAAGTTTCTCCCAGGCCACAACATCCACTGAGAGCTCAGTCAAAGATCCTAtagcctgggaggcaggaatACTGATGCACTTCATGCTACGTAAGTATAAAATGAGAGAGCCCATTATGAAGGCAGATATGCTGGAGGTTGTTGATGAAAAGTACAAGGATCGCTTCACTGAGATCCTCAATGGAGCCTCTCGCCGCTTGGAGCTGGTCTTTGGCCTTGATTTGAAGGAAGACAACCCTAGTGGCCACACCTACACCCTCGTCAGTAAGCTAAACCTCACCAATGATGGAAACCTGAGCAATGATTGGGACTTTCCCAGGAATGGGCTTCTGATGCCTCTCCTGGGTGTGATCTTCTTAAATGGCAACT
This genomic stretch from Pongo pygmaeus isolate AG05252 chromosome X, NHGRI_mPonPyg2-v2.0_pri, whole genome shotgun sequence harbors:
- the MAGEB1 gene encoding melanoma-associated antigen B1, producing MPRGQKSKLRAREKRRKAREETQGLKVAHATAAEKEECPSSSPVLGDTPTSSPAAGIPQKPQGAPPTTTAAAAVSCTESDEGAKCQGEENASFSQATTSTESSVKDPIAWEAGILMHFMLRKYKMREPIMKADMLEVVDEKYKDRFTEILNGASRRLELVFGLDLKEDNPSGHTYTLVSKLNLTNDGNLSNDWDFPRNGLLMPLLGVIFLNGNSATEEEIWKFMNMLGAYDGEEHLIYGEPRKFITQDLVQEKYLKYEQVPNSDPPCYQFLWGPRAYAETTKMKVLEFLAKMNGITPRDCPSHYEEALRDEEERARVRSSVRARHRTTATTFRARSRAPFSRSSYPM